In Streptomyces nojiriensis, one genomic interval encodes:
- a CDS encoding response regulator has translation MTAEVIRVVIADDEPLIRAGIRMILTSAPDIEVVAEAANGREAVDLARSHAPDVMLLDIQMPVMDGLTALGELRRAVPQVRALILTTFGEKENVLRALGEGGAGFLLKDSAPGELIGAVRAAAAGDAYLSPGATRHVVDQLASGKAAVRGEVARRQVAELSERERGVLALLGEGLSNAEAGRRLHMSEATVKTYVSRILAKLDCENRVQAALLARDAGL, from the coding sequence GTGACAGCCGAAGTGATCAGAGTGGTGATCGCCGACGACGAGCCACTGATCCGGGCCGGGATCAGGATGATCCTGACCTCGGCGCCGGACATCGAGGTCGTCGCGGAGGCGGCCAACGGCAGGGAGGCGGTGGACCTGGCCCGCTCGCACGCGCCCGACGTGATGCTGCTGGACATCCAGATGCCGGTGATGGACGGGCTGACGGCGCTGGGAGAGCTGCGGCGGGCCGTGCCGCAGGTGCGGGCGCTGATCCTGACCACCTTCGGCGAGAAGGAGAACGTGCTGCGGGCGCTGGGCGAGGGCGGCGCGGGATTCCTGCTGAAGGACTCGGCGCCGGGCGAGCTGATCGGGGCGGTCCGGGCGGCGGCGGCCGGGGACGCCTACCTCTCGCCGGGGGCGACCCGGCACGTGGTGGACCAGCTGGCGTCCGGGAAGGCCGCCGTGCGCGGTGAGGTGGCCCGGCGTCAGGTGGCGGAGCTCAGCGAGCGGGAGCGCGGTGTGCTGGCGCTGCTGGGCGAGGGACTGTCCAACGCGGAGGCGGGCCGGCGGCTGCACATGAGCGAGGCGACCGTGAAGACGTACGTGAGCCGGATCCTCGCGAAGCTGGACTGCGAGAACCGGGTGCAGGCGGCGCTGCTGGCCAGGGACGCCGGGCTGTAG
- a CDS encoding DUF2252 domain-containing protein yields MAAMTGQRIPDVAGFAPRVAAGSPKEEGKALRARLPRSAHAAFTAPAGRPDAVRAVEESNAGRVAELTPIRVGRMAANPFAFLRGAAGLMAHDLSGGPVTGVGAQICGDAHAANFGLYGDARGRLVIDLNDFDETVFGPWEWDVKRLAASLVLAGRVAGADEDTCRAAALDAVGAYRRTMRLLSKLPALDAWNAIADEELVSHADARDLLGTLERVSEKARNNTSARFAAKSTEIGPDGARRFVDALPVLRRVGDAEAAAVAASLGPYLQTLQGDRLPLLARYAIQDVAFRVVGTGSVGTRSYVVLLLDHRGEPLVLQVKEARPSVLLPHLPGLGFVSAPEEHEGHRVVAGQKRMQVVSDIMLGWTTVEGRPFQVRQFRNRKGSVDPAALAVEQIDDYGRMTGALLARAHAHSVDPRLLAGYCGKNDELDEAMATFAVAYADRTEADHADLVAAVRAGRIAAETGV; encoded by the coding sequence ATGGCGGCGATGACGGGTCAGCGGATTCCGGATGTGGCGGGCTTCGCGCCGAGGGTGGCGGCCGGCTCGCCGAAGGAGGAGGGCAAGGCGCTGCGCGCCCGCCTGCCGAGGTCGGCGCACGCCGCCTTCACGGCGCCGGCCGGGCGGCCGGACGCCGTGCGCGCGGTGGAGGAGTCCAACGCCGGGCGGGTCGCCGAGCTGACCCCGATAAGGGTCGGCCGGATGGCCGCGAACCCCTTCGCGTTCCTGCGCGGGGCGGCCGGGCTGATGGCCCACGACCTCTCCGGTGGTCCGGTGACCGGGGTCGGCGCGCAGATCTGCGGTGACGCGCACGCGGCGAACTTCGGTCTGTACGGGGATGCCCGCGGGCGGCTCGTCATCGACCTCAACGACTTCGACGAGACCGTTTTCGGCCCGTGGGAATGGGACGTGAAGCGGCTGGCGGCCTCGCTGGTGCTGGCGGGCCGGGTGGCCGGCGCGGACGAGGACACCTGCCGGGCGGCCGCGCTCGACGCGGTCGGCGCCTACCGGCGCACCATGCGGCTCCTGTCCAAGCTGCCCGCGCTCGACGCGTGGAACGCCATCGCCGACGAGGAGCTGGTCTCGCACGCCGACGCCCGCGATCTGCTGGGCACGCTGGAGCGGGTCTCGGAGAAGGCCCGCAACAACACCTCCGCGCGGTTCGCGGCCAAGTCCACGGAGATAGGGCCGGACGGCGCCCGCCGCTTCGTCGACGCGCTGCCCGTGCTGCGCCGGGTCGGGGACGCGGAGGCGGCGGCCGTGGCGGCCTCGCTCGGCCCCTACCTGCAGACGCTCCAGGGCGACCGGCTGCCGCTGCTGGCCCGGTACGCGATCCAGGACGTGGCCTTCCGCGTGGTGGGCACCGGGAGCGTCGGCACCCGCTCGTACGTGGTCCTGCTGCTGGACCACCGGGGCGAGCCGCTGGTGCTCCAGGTCAAGGAGGCGCGGCCCTCGGTGCTGCTGCCGCACCTGCCCGGGCTCGGCTTCGTCTCGGCGCCGGAGGAGCACGAGGGCCACCGGGTGGTGGCCGGGCAGAAGCGGATGCAGGTGGTCTCCGACATCATGCTGGGCTGGACCACGGTGGAGGGCCGCCCCTTCCAGGTGCGACAGTTCCGCAACCGCAAGGGCAGCGTGGATCCGGCGGCGCTGGCCGTCGAGCAGATCGACGACTACGGGCGGATGACCGGCGCCCTGCTGGCCCGGGCGCACGCGCACAGCGTCGACCCGCGGCTGCTGGCCGGGTACTGCGGGAAGAACGACGAGCTGGACGAGGCGATGGCGACCTTCGCCGTGGCCTACGCCGACCGCACCGAGGCCGATCACGCCGACCTGGTGGCGGCGGTGCGGGCCGGCCGGATCGCGGCGGAGACCGGGGTCTGA
- a CDS encoding rhodanese-like domain-containing protein produces the protein MNFGPLPSVDATAVPSEGFVLDVREDDEWAAGHVQGALHIPMSDFVARFGELTEAVEDGRRVYVMCRVGGRSAQVTQYLVRQEIDAVNVDGGMQAWDGAGRPMVTDHGNPAFVL, from the coding sequence ATGAACTTCGGACCGCTCCCCTCGGTGGACGCCACCGCGGTGCCCTCCGAAGGCTTTGTCCTCGACGTCCGTGAGGACGACGAATGGGCGGCCGGCCACGTCCAGGGTGCCCTGCACATCCCGATGAGCGACTTCGTGGCCCGCTTCGGCGAGCTGACCGAGGCCGTCGAGGACGGCCGCCGGGTGTACGTGATGTGCCGGGTCGGCGGGCGTTCCGCGCAGGTCACCCAGTACCTGGTGCGCCAGGAGATCGACGCGGTGAACGTCGACGGCGGGATGCAGGCCTGGGACGGTGCCGGGCGCCCGATGGTGACGGACCACGGGAACCCGGCCTTCGTGCTCTAG
- a CDS encoding acyl-CoA dehydrogenase family protein, whose translation MDFTFTEEQQAAVEAARAVFADVAPDGVPSPALTPGAVADDFDRPLWAKLAASDLLSLVLAEELGGAGLDAVALCLVLREAARVLARVPLLEHCATAMAVQAHGSPELAAALLPGAGRGTLVLTAAAHGRSGHDPAELAVIARREGEAWILEGTQTAVPWAHGADWIAVPAHTGEGEAVLALVPRTADGLALAEQVSTSGERLAELALDGVRVAGTHLIETPGAWERLRQLLATGTCALALGLGENVLTMTSGYTGKREQFGFPVATFQAVAVQAADRYIDLRAMEVTLWQAAWRLDAATGGAGGPLPSSGDVAVAKIWASEGVRRVVQTAQHLHGGFGADTDYPLHRYHAWAKQLELQLGPAAAHEEALGDLLAAHPLA comes from the coding sequence GTGGACTTCACCTTCACCGAGGAGCAGCAGGCCGCCGTCGAGGCGGCCCGGGCCGTGTTCGCGGATGTCGCGCCCGACGGCGTGCCCAGCCCCGCGCTGACCCCGGGGGCCGTCGCCGACGACTTCGACCGCCCGCTGTGGGCCAAGCTCGCCGCATCGGACCTGCTGAGCCTGGTCCTCGCCGAGGAGCTCGGGGGAGCGGGCCTGGACGCCGTCGCCCTGTGCCTGGTGCTGCGCGAGGCCGCCAGGGTGCTGGCGCGGGTCCCGCTGCTGGAGCACTGCGCCACCGCCATGGCCGTACAGGCCCACGGCAGTCCCGAACTGGCCGCCGCCCTGCTGCCCGGCGCGGGGCGCGGCACGCTCGTGCTCACCGCCGCCGCCCACGGGCGCTCCGGCCACGACCCGGCCGAACTCGCCGTCATCGCCCGCCGCGAGGGCGAGGCGTGGATCCTGGAGGGCACGCAGACCGCGGTCCCCTGGGCGCACGGCGCGGACTGGATCGCCGTACCCGCGCACACCGGCGAGGGCGAGGCCGTCCTCGCGCTCGTCCCGCGGACCGCCGACGGGCTGGCCCTCGCCGAGCAGGTCTCCACGAGTGGGGAGCGGCTCGCCGAACTAGCCCTCGACGGCGTGCGGGTGGCCGGGACGCACCTCATCGAAACCCCGGGAGCCTGGGAACGGCTGCGCCAGCTCCTCGCCACCGGAACCTGCGCGCTGGCGCTCGGACTGGGCGAGAACGTACTCACCATGACCAGCGGGTACACCGGCAAGCGCGAACAGTTCGGCTTCCCGGTGGCCACCTTCCAGGCCGTCGCCGTCCAGGCCGCCGACCGGTACATCGACCTGCGCGCCATGGAGGTCACGCTGTGGCAGGCCGCCTGGCGGCTCGATGCCGCGACCGGCGGCGCCGGTGGTCCCCTGCCGAGCTCGGGTGATGTCGCCGTCGCCAAGATCTGGGCCTCGGAGGGCGTACGCCGGGTCGTGCAGACCGCCCAGCACCTGCACGGCGGCTTCGGCGCCGACACCGACTACCCGCTGCACCGCTACCACGCCTGGGCCAAGCAGCTGGAGCTCCAGCTCGGCCCGGCCGCCGCGCACGAGGAGGCCCTGGGCGACCTGCTGGCCGCCCACCCCCTCGCCTGA
- a CDS encoding 2Fe-2S iron-sulfur cluster-binding protein — MAAPRHGAFHPLTVAAVDRLTDDSVALTLRVPEELREDYRHAPGQHLTLRRTAPEGGTEVRRTYSICSPAPSADGPGPERLRVGVRLVEGGEFSTFAHKEIAAGDVLEVMVPAGRFVLEPAAAPASGHYAAIVGGSGITPVLSIAASLLAARPDARFCLVRSDRTAASTMFLEEVADLKDRYPARFQLVTVLSREEQESGLPSGRLDEERLAALLPALLPVTEVTGWFLCGPYGLVQGAERALGALGVARARVHEEIFHVEDTAPAARAAGVPAPAHGRVTARLDGRSGTWPVQDGESLLDAVLRNRADAPYACKGGVCGTCRAFVVSGEVRMERNFALEAEETEAGFVLACQSHPVTEDVEIDFDR; from the coding sequence ATGGCCGCCCCCCGCCACGGCGCGTTCCACCCGCTGACGGTGGCGGCTGTCGACCGGCTCACCGACGACTCGGTGGCACTGACCCTGCGGGTTCCCGAGGAGCTGCGCGAGGACTACCGGCACGCCCCCGGCCAGCACCTGACGCTGCGCCGCACCGCCCCCGAGGGCGGCACCGAGGTCCGCCGCACCTACTCGATCTGCTCCCCCGCGCCGTCCGCGGACGGCCCGGGCCCGGAGCGGCTGCGGGTCGGGGTGCGGCTGGTGGAGGGCGGCGAGTTCTCCACCTTCGCCCACAAGGAGATCGCCGCCGGGGACGTGCTGGAGGTCATGGTCCCGGCCGGGCGCTTCGTGCTGGAGCCCGCCGCCGCCCCGGCATCGGGGCACTACGCGGCGATCGTCGGCGGCAGCGGCATCACGCCCGTGCTGTCGATCGCGGCGAGCCTGCTGGCCGCCCGGCCCGATGCCCGGTTCTGCCTCGTGCGCAGCGACCGTACGGCGGCCTCGACGATGTTCCTGGAGGAGGTCGCCGACCTCAAGGACCGGTATCCGGCGCGGTTCCAGCTGGTGACGGTCCTCTCCCGGGAGGAGCAGGAGTCCGGGCTGCCCTCCGGGCGGCTGGACGAGGAGCGGCTGGCGGCCCTGCTGCCCGCTCTGCTGCCGGTGACGGAGGTGACGGGCTGGTTCCTGTGCGGCCCGTACGGGCTGGTGCAGGGCGCGGAGCGGGCCTTGGGCGCGCTCGGCGTCGCACGGGCCCGGGTGCACGAGGAGATCTTCCACGTCGAGGACACCGCGCCGGCGGCCCGCGCCGCGGGCGTCCCGGCCCCTGCGCACGGGCGGGTCACCGCACGGCTCGACGGCCGTTCGGGCACCTGGCCGGTCCAGGACGGCGAGTCCCTGCTGGACGCGGTGCTCCGCAACCGCGCGGACGCCCCGTACGCCTGCAAGGGCGGCGTCTGCGGCACCTGCCGGGCGTTCGTGGTCTCGGGCGAGGTCCGGATGGAGCGCAACTTCGCGCTGGAGGCCGAGGAGACGGAGGCCGGATTCGTCCTGGCCTGCCAGTCGCACCCGGTCACGGAGGATGTGGAGATCGACTTCGACCGCTGA
- the paaD gene encoding 1,2-phenylacetyl-CoA epoxidase subunit PaaD produces MVTTDAGTTRLEAELAALAGSVPDPELPVLTLGELGVVRGVRMHEDGHAEVTLTPTYTGCPAIEAMSADIERALTGHGIPEVRVTTVLAPAWSTDDISAEGRRKLAEFGIAPPRPHAAGGPVPLTLSVRCPNCGSTDTELLSRFSSTACKALRRCTACREPFDHFKEL; encoded by the coding sequence ATGGTGACCACCGACGCCGGAACGACCCGTCTGGAGGCGGAACTGGCCGCGCTGGCCGGCTCCGTCCCGGACCCGGAGCTGCCCGTGCTCACCCTCGGTGAGCTCGGCGTGGTGCGCGGGGTTCGGATGCACGAGGACGGCCACGCCGAGGTCACGCTGACGCCGACCTACACCGGCTGCCCGGCCATCGAGGCCATGTCCGCCGACATCGAGCGGGCCCTGACCGGCCACGGCATACCCGAGGTGCGGGTGACCACCGTGCTGGCCCCCGCCTGGTCGACCGACGACATCAGCGCCGAGGGCCGCCGCAAGCTCGCCGAGTTCGGCATCGCCCCGCCCCGGCCGCACGCGGCCGGCGGACCGGTCCCGCTGACCCTGTCGGTCCGGTGCCCGAACTGCGGATCGACCGACACCGAGCTGCTCAGCCGCTTCTCCTCCACCGCATGCAAGGCGCTGCGCCGCTGCACCGCCTGCCGCGAACCGTTCGACCACTTCAAGGAGCTCTAG
- the paaC gene encoding 1,2-phenylacetyl-CoA epoxidase subunit PaaC, translated as MTSTDTTRLTGAGAAAALALGDDALILSHRLGEWAGHAPVLEEEVALANIALDLLGQARILLSMVGDEDELAYLREERSFRNLQLVEQPNGDFAHTIARQLYFSIYQHEVYGELARGDGPFAPLAAKAVKETAYHRDHAEQWTLRLGDGTEESRSRMRAALDALWKYTGEMFQPVDGQDGLDLTALEERWLTALTGVLDQAGLDLPQGPRTGAWAAGAGRQGLHTESFGRMLAEMQHLHRSHPGASW; from the coding sequence GTGACCAGCACCGACACCACGCGCCTCACCGGCGCCGGCGCCGCGGCGGCACTCGCGCTCGGCGACGACGCGCTGATCCTCTCCCACCGCCTCGGCGAGTGGGCCGGACACGCCCCCGTCCTGGAGGAGGAGGTCGCCCTCGCCAACATCGCCCTCGACCTGCTCGGCCAGGCCCGGATCCTGCTGTCCATGGTCGGCGACGAGGACGAGCTGGCGTACCTGCGCGAGGAGCGGTCCTTCCGCAACCTCCAGCTGGTCGAGCAGCCGAACGGCGACTTCGCCCACACCATCGCCCGCCAGCTCTACTTCTCCATCTACCAGCACGAGGTCTACGGGGAGCTCGCCCGCGGGGACGGCCCGTTCGCGCCCCTGGCGGCCAAGGCCGTCAAGGAGACCGCGTACCACCGCGACCACGCCGAGCAGTGGACCCTGCGGCTCGGGGACGGCACCGAGGAGAGCCGCAGCCGGATGCGGGCCGCCCTCGACGCGCTGTGGAAGTACACCGGCGAGATGTTCCAGCCGGTGGACGGCCAGGACGGCCTGGACCTGACCGCCCTGGAAGAGCGCTGGCTGACCGCGCTGACCGGCGTACTGGACCAGGCCGGACTCGACCTGCCCCAGGGGCCGCGCACCGGCGCCTGGGCGGCCGGGGCCGGACGCCAGGGCCTGCACACGGAGTCCTTCGGCCGGATGCTCGCCGAGATGCAGCACCTGCACCGCAGCCACCCGGGGGCCTCATGGTGA
- the paaB gene encoding 1,2-phenylacetyl-CoA epoxidase subunit PaaB, whose product MTQNWPLWEVFVRSRRGLSHTHAGSLHAPDAEMALRNARDLYTRRNEGISIWVVPSTEITASSPDERDPFFAPSADKPYRHPTFYDIPEGVSHL is encoded by the coding sequence ATGACGCAGAACTGGCCCCTGTGGGAGGTCTTCGTGCGCTCGCGCCGCGGCCTCTCGCACACGCACGCGGGCAGCCTGCACGCGCCCGACGCGGAGATGGCCCTGCGCAACGCCCGCGATCTCTACACCCGGCGCAACGAGGGCATCTCGATCTGGGTGGTGCCCTCCACCGAGATCACCGCCTCCTCGCCGGACGAGCGCGACCCCTTCTTCGCGCCGTCCGCCGACAAGCCGTACCGGCACCCCACCTTCTACGACATCCCGGAGGGGGTGAGCCACCTGTGA
- the paaA gene encoding 1,2-phenylacetyl-CoA epoxidase subunit PaaA, with amino-acid sequence MVAVTPETGPDTALGTDGTDGTGMTADLGAQLAAAFDAAVAADERVEPRDWMPDEYRASLVRQMAQHAHSEIIGMQPEANWITRAPSLRRKAILMAKVQDEAGHGLYLYSAAETLGTSRDELLDKLHSGKQKYSSIFNYPTLTWADVGAIGWLVDGAAITNQVPICRCSYGPYARAMVRICKEESFHQRQGYELLQALSRGTEAQHAMAQDAVDRWWWPSLMMFGPPDDESAHSAQSMAWRIKRHSNDELRQRFVDIAVPQAESLGLTLPDPDLKWNEERGHHDFGAIDWAEFWNVLKGNGPCNEQRIGQRRKAHEDGAWVRDAAAAYARKQTAQQVAQQAAKHAGQNEEARV; translated from the coding sequence ATGGTGGCAGTGACCCCGGAGACGGGGCCGGACACGGCCCTCGGGACAGACGGGACGGACGGGACAGGCATGACTGCTGACCTGGGCGCACAGCTCGCGGCGGCATTCGACGCGGCCGTGGCGGCCGACGAGCGCGTGGAACCGCGCGACTGGATGCCGGACGAGTACCGCGCCTCCCTGGTGCGCCAGATGGCCCAGCACGCCCATTCCGAGATCATCGGCATGCAGCCCGAGGCCAACTGGATCACCCGCGCGCCCTCGCTGCGCCGCAAGGCGATCCTGATGGCCAAGGTCCAGGACGAGGCCGGCCACGGGCTGTACCTCTACAGCGCGGCCGAGACCCTCGGCACCAGCCGCGACGAGCTGCTCGACAAGCTCCACTCGGGCAAGCAGAAGTACTCCTCGATCTTCAACTACCCCACCCTGACCTGGGCGGACGTCGGCGCCATCGGCTGGCTCGTGGACGGCGCGGCGATCACCAACCAGGTGCCGATCTGCCGCTGCTCCTACGGGCCCTACGCACGCGCCATGGTCCGGATCTGCAAGGAGGAGTCCTTCCACCAGCGCCAGGGGTACGAGCTGCTCCAGGCGCTCTCCCGCGGCACCGAGGCCCAGCACGCGATGGCCCAGGACGCGGTGGACCGGTGGTGGTGGCCGTCGCTGATGATGTTCGGCCCGCCGGACGACGAGTCGGCGCACTCGGCCCAGTCGATGGCCTGGCGCATCAAGCGGCACTCGAACGACGAGCTGCGCCAGCGGTTCGTGGACATCGCCGTCCCGCAGGCCGAGTCCCTCGGTCTGACCCTGCCCGACCCGGACCTGAAGTGGAACGAGGAGCGCGGACACCACGACTTCGGCGCCATCGACTGGGCCGAGTTCTGGAACGTGCTCAAGGGCAACGGCCCCTGCAACGAGCAGCGGATCGGGCAGCGGCGCAAGGCCCACGAGGACGGCGCCTGGGTGCGCGACGCGGCCGCCGCGTACGCGCGCAAGCAGACGGCACAGCAGGTGGCACAGCAAGCGGCGAAGCACGCCGGACAGAACGAGGAGGCACGGGTATGA
- a CDS encoding DUF5819 family protein, with product MDSNEHEPAEGAAPPPPRTPGIAGLSAPYRVVTALALGVIAVAACTHLALVFLHVAPSNTLSKQHAKTVDGWVYPEFEQNWKLFAPNPLQQNIAVEVRAEVRTGYGEVVTTPWHDLSAEDGEAIRHSLLPSHTRQNELRRAWDFFTGSHDEDNKPSGERGQLSEEYLRRIALNRLPPYPRDGILLRIQLRSATTAVPAPKWSTETTDTQTYYRELPWWTV from the coding sequence ATGGATTCGAACGAGCACGAGCCCGCCGAAGGGGCCGCTCCGCCACCCCCGCGGACGCCCGGAATCGCCGGTCTGTCCGCCCCGTACCGGGTCGTGACCGCGCTGGCCCTGGGGGTGATCGCGGTCGCCGCCTGCACGCACCTCGCACTCGTCTTCCTGCACGTGGCCCCGAGCAACACCCTCAGCAAGCAGCACGCGAAGACGGTCGACGGCTGGGTCTACCCCGAGTTCGAACAGAACTGGAAGCTGTTCGCCCCCAACCCGCTGCAGCAGAACATCGCGGTGGAGGTGCGGGCGGAGGTCAGGACGGGCTACGGCGAGGTGGTCACCACGCCCTGGCACGACCTGAGCGCCGAGGACGGCGAGGCCATCCGGCACAGCCTGCTGCCGAGCCACACCCGGCAGAACGAGCTCCGCCGCGCCTGGGACTTCTTCACCGGCTCCCACGACGAGGACAACAAGCCGAGCGGCGAGCGCGGGCAGCTGTCCGAGGAGTACCTCCGGCGGATCGCGCTGAACAGGCTCCCCCCGTATCCGCGGGACGGGATCCTCCTGCGGATCCAGCTGCGCTCGGCGACCACGGCGGTGCCCGCGCCGAAGTGGAGCACCGAGACCACCGACACCCAGACCTACTACCGGGAGCTGCCGTGGTGGACGGTGTGA
- a CDS encoding HTTM domain-containing protein gives MRRAREAAARTAAQVTGRALGPYQSAVVRIGFAATWLFFLLREFPNRAELYGPDGPWSWHLAERLIDSNHAFTVLMWSDSPLWFELVYLVSVLASAGLVLGWRTRATSVVFMVGVLSLQNRSVFMGDGGDNVIHLMAIYLVLTRCAQVWSLDARRARTRGSATAGAAGPVLWGVLGAVFAFGAVTGGFGYGWLAAFAAVWVACGLWWLVDRNEPEGEGRAVLDVLANLLHNAGMLVIMAEVCLIYATAGWYKIQGSRWQDGTALYYPLGLDYFSPWPALSALVTGSGTLVMLLSYGTVAVQVAFPFTLFNRRIKNVLLALMMLEHAGIAVLLGLPFFSLAMIAADAVFLPTGFLVWLGARVVARRRRAVEPVADPADQVQVQVPAQVPAQR, from the coding sequence GTGAGACGCGCCCGCGAGGCGGCGGCCCGGACGGCCGCGCAGGTCACCGGGCGGGCGCTGGGCCCGTACCAGAGCGCCGTGGTCCGCATCGGCTTCGCCGCGACCTGGCTCTTCTTCCTGCTGCGCGAGTTCCCCAACCGCGCCGAGCTGTACGGGCCGGACGGGCCGTGGAGCTGGCACCTCGCGGAGCGGCTGATCGATTCCAACCACGCCTTCACGGTGCTGATGTGGTCGGACTCCCCGCTGTGGTTCGAGCTCGTCTACCTGGTGTCCGTGCTGGCGAGCGCGGGGCTGGTGCTGGGCTGGCGGACGCGGGCGACGTCCGTGGTCTTCATGGTCGGTGTGCTGTCGCTGCAGAACCGCAGCGTGTTCATGGGCGACGGCGGGGACAACGTCATCCACCTGATGGCGATCTACCTGGTGCTGACCCGGTGCGCGCAGGTCTGGTCGCTGGACGCCCGCCGGGCCCGTACGCGCGGCTCGGCGACGGCCGGGGCGGCCGGGCCGGTGCTGTGGGGCGTGCTGGGCGCGGTGTTCGCCTTCGGCGCAGTGACGGGCGGCTTCGGCTACGGCTGGCTGGCGGCGTTCGCGGCGGTGTGGGTGGCCTGCGGGCTGTGGTGGCTGGTCGACCGCAACGAGCCGGAGGGCGAGGGACGGGCGGTCCTGGACGTCCTGGCCAACCTGCTGCACAACGCGGGCATGCTGGTGATCATGGCGGAGGTCTGCCTGATCTACGCGACGGCGGGCTGGTACAAGATCCAGGGGTCCCGGTGGCAGGACGGGACGGCCCTGTACTACCCGCTGGGGCTGGACTACTTCAGCCCGTGGCCGGCGCTGTCGGCGCTGGTGACGGGCAGCGGGACGCTGGTGATGCTGCTGTCGTACGGGACGGTGGCGGTCCAGGTGGCGTTCCCGTTCACGCTGTTCAACCGGCGGATCAAGAACGTGCTGCTGGCGTTGATGATGCTGGAGCACGCGGGGATCGCGGTGCTGCTGGGGCTGCCGTTCTTCTCGTTGGCGATGATCGCCGCGGACGCGGTGTTCCTGCCGACCGGGTTCCTGGTGTGGCTGGGCGCGCGGGTCGTCGCGCGACGGCGGCGTGCGGTGGAGCCGGTGGCGGATCCCGCCGACCAGGTGCAGGTGCAGGTGCCGGCGCAGGTGCCCGCCCAGCGCTGA
- a CDS encoding TrmH family RNA methyltransferase produces the protein MDDTVREWREAEQAGDLVLLDGFHALKHALRFGADVRMAIAEDPAAVRALARELAPDVEADVVRLVRRAGLKGVLPRVHPTGVAALAVRPDRAAGIAGLGRMPRPAPVVVLDNPRNLGNVGAVVRLAAGFGATGVVTRGDLDPWHPNVVRAGAGLHYATTVERLALDELPPGPLYALDPEGADIRALTLPDDALLAFGSERHGISPELRARADHLVSLPMRPQVSSYNLATSVAMTLFHWGGPPAAHEHGGEDS, from the coding sequence ATGGACGACACGGTGCGGGAATGGCGGGAGGCCGAGCAGGCGGGGGATCTCGTGCTGCTCGACGGGTTTCACGCGCTGAAACACGCCCTGCGGTTCGGGGCCGACGTGCGGATGGCCATCGCCGAGGATCCCGCCGCCGTACGGGCGCTGGCCCGTGAGCTGGCTCCGGACGTCGAGGCCGACGTGGTGCGGCTGGTGCGGCGGGCCGGGCTCAAGGGGGTGCTGCCGCGCGTGCACCCCACCGGGGTCGCGGCCCTCGCGGTACGGCCCGACCGGGCCGCCGGTATCGCGGGGCTGGGGCGGATGCCCCGGCCGGCGCCGGTGGTCGTGCTCGACAACCCCCGCAATCTGGGCAACGTCGGAGCCGTCGTCCGGCTCGCCGCCGGCTTCGGCGCCACCGGCGTCGTCACCCGCGGCGACCTCGACCCCTGGCACCCGAACGTGGTCCGGGCCGGGGCCGGTCTGCACTACGCCACCACCGTCGAGCGCCTCGCACTGGACGAGCTGCCGCCCGGGCCGCTCTACGCGCTCGACCCCGAGGGCGCGGACATCCGCGCCCTCACCCTCCCGGACGACGCGCTGCTCGCCTTCGGCTCGGAGCGCCACGGGATCTCACCGGAGCTGCGCGCCCGGGCGGACCACCTCGTCTCCCTGCCGATGCGCCCCCAGGTCTCCAGCTACAACCTCGCCACCAGCGTGGCCATGACCCTCTTCCACTGGGGCGGCCCCCCGGCGGCCCACGAACACGGCGGCGAGGACTCCTAG
- a CDS encoding MerR family transcriptional regulator — protein sequence MRIGELSRRTGVPVPTIKYYVREGLLPPGELSSPNQASYDDGHERRLRLIRALLEVGGLSVAAIGDVLVAIDDKERPVHKLLGAAAQRLVPAYGDGGSHDDAEAVLARERVARLIEARGWCIQPGNKAADALAAALASLARVGHGSFAELLDDYADAAERVARVDLEYTARHADREGLVEAVVVGTVVGDAVFAALRRMAQVDASSRLFAEERQE from the coding sequence ATGCGCATCGGAGAGTTGAGCCGCCGAACCGGGGTCCCGGTACCGACGATCAAGTACTACGTCCGGGAGGGCCTGCTTCCGCCGGGCGAGTTGAGCAGCCCCAACCAGGCCAGCTACGACGACGGGCACGAACGCCGGCTGCGGCTGATCCGTGCCCTGCTGGAGGTCGGCGGGCTGTCGGTGGCGGCCATCGGAGACGTCCTCGTGGCCATCGACGACAAGGAGCGGCCGGTGCACAAGCTGCTCGGCGCCGCGGCCCAGCGGCTGGTGCCCGCGTACGGCGACGGCGGGAGCCACGACGACGCCGAGGCGGTGCTGGCCCGGGAACGGGTGGCGCGGCTGATCGAGGCGCGCGGCTGGTGCATCCAGCCCGGGAACAAGGCGGCCGACGCGCTCGCGGCCGCCCTCGCCTCACTCGCGCGGGTGGGCCACGGCTCCTTCGCCGAACTGCTCGACGACTACGCCGACGCGGCCGAGCGGGTGGCCCGGGTGGACCTGGAGTACACGGCCCGCCATGCGGACCGCGAGGGCCTGGTCGAGGCGGTGGTCGTGGGCACGGTGGTGGGCGACGCGGTGTTCGCGGCCCTGCGCAGGATGGCCCAGGTGGACGCCTCCTCCCGCCTCTTCGCCGAGGAGCGGCAGGAGTAG